From the Euphorbia lathyris chromosome 6, ddEupLath1.1, whole genome shotgun sequence genome, one window contains:
- the LOC136234113 gene encoding syntaxin-61, which produces MSSAQDPFYIVKEEIQESIDKLLSSFHQWERTSDMEEQMLLTKELLAGCESVEWQVDELDKTISVAARDPSWYGIDETELDKRRRWTSTARTQVGNVKKTVVAGKAGNNNGTATMNGMRRELMRLQNAHESDKSNPYSQENDDFVQSESDRQLLLIRQQDEELDELSASVERIGGVGLTIHEELLAQERIIDDLGTEMDNTSNRLDFVQKKVAMVMKKAGMKGQIMMIAFLLLLFIILFVLVFLT; this is translated from the exons ATGTCTTCGGCTCAAGATCCGTTTTATATTGTTAAAGAGGAGATTCAGGAATCT ATTGACAAGCTGCTGTCTAGTTTTCATCAATGGGAACGGACTTCTGATATGGAAGAACAAATGCTTCTCACTAAGGAGCTTCTTGCTGGTTGTGAAAGCGTTGAGTGGCAG GTGGATGAACTGGACAAAACAATTTCTGTAGCAGCTAGAGATCCTTCTTGGTATGGCATTGATGAAACAGAGCTTGACAAGCGGAGGCGATGGACTAGCACTGCTCGTACTCAG GTGGGCAATGTGAAGAAAACTGTAGTAGCTGGGAAAGCTGGGAATAATAATGGGACTGCTACCATGAATGGAATGCGCAGAGAACTAATGAGGCTGCAAAATGCTCACGAGTCAGATAAATCCAACCCCTATTCTCAAGAGAATGATGATTTTGTACAATCAGAATCAGATAGACAATTGCTACTTATAAg GCAACAGGACGAGGAGTTAGATGAGCTTAGTGCAAGTGTGGAGCGAATTGGAGGCGTTGGGCTTACTATACATGAAGAGCTACTTGCACAG GAAAGGATAATTGATGATTTGGGCACAGAAATGGACAACACATCAAATCGTCTTGATTTTGTTCAG AAAAAAGTTGCAATGGTGATGAAGAAGGCTGGTATGAAGGGGCAGATTATGATGATTGCGTTTTTACTGCTTTTGTTCATTATCTTGTTCGTCCTGGTCTTCTTAACATAG